In Apis cerana isolate GH-2021 linkage group LG5, AcerK_1.0, whole genome shotgun sequence, a single genomic region encodes these proteins:
- the LOC107998813 gene encoding mediator of RNA polymerase II transcription subunit 25 isoform X1 produces MYTVYSNWNERLIYCDDVYHNLEFAKEGWMGHYLQQPPRGVTWEICITIYNGVKMVAGPTEHGIQADVIFVIEGTAVNGAYLNDLKTNYLTPTLEYFSQGGIEDREYVSEQNSTTLYGIVVYHAADCLPAPCTETFGPYANPHKLLLVLEKLEMVGGKGECFANIGEGLATGLQCFEDLQLRREPNTAPQKHCILICNSPPYQTVIQESYKFAGHTIEQLATLYQERNINLSILSPRKIPALFKLFEKAGGDLQSSQTKNYAKDPRHLVLLRNYNLKERPVSPTIGGAVHNTSGTAAQIPLSPLQSNDSPNTNQVQQSITQPTQSQGPPFRNPTPQNISSVHQTVVPMATAMNAGRPPYNPQISAPPTYHPTNVTARTSHPRWRQHFVPPGTTGPTNTQSSALIAQLNQPPPSIGLNVTPFGRMDVTNINVMAANAQQQQQQQQQQQQQLTQQQQLRLTQLQQLQQQQQQQQQQQQQQQNVQQQASMSITAQQTHGQAGQLTVSCVSQSVPTQVPQTVTASQTQASVSSVTQQQQVTHPQNQGTAGTVGPGPQISTPRERHTIWQGIIEWVEKAKTTADAQKQTRHLPCQVSANSKDGDPELKADTWPQKLIMQLMPKQLIGNIGGSYLKNSKSVLFHPTPCEALESLTKVMNSGFAGCVHFTFLQATTACDIKILILLYTAERRTYLGFIPNDQTGFVDRLRKVIQQQKTSHASMRQGQAGAAQGNAIAGPMPSTGTSQGGILMSQTNTMAMGGGQITQNVVSTNAPQQTLSSSAGPQNQLNMQSGGITGPQVAPASGTMIGQQRPPFDDIEIARHQNLLKIQQLRQTLEAAQQQEAQYKSQLEINIQQNLEVAQQQEMQYKQQLEAQQAQRALNPAGMTNQQANAPRLMRPVSNIGLRHLLQQPQPPYRQVIGLQQQMVGPRGQMTTRPMAPGNPQNQQFEDVPNYDVFG; encoded by the exons atgtataccgTCTATTCTAATTGGAATGAACGGTTAATATACTGTGATGATGTTTATCACAATTTAGAGTTTGCAAAGGAAGGGTGGATGGGTCACTATTTGCAGCAACCTCCTCGTGGTGTGACTTGGGAAATTTGTATTACTATATAT aacggAGTAAAAATGGTAGCTGGTCCTACAGAGCATGGTATTCAAGCCgatgtaatatttgtaattgaagGAACAGCTGTTAATGGAGCATatcttaatgatttaaaaactaattatctTACTCCCACACTTGA atattttagtCAAGGTGGTATTGAAGATAGAGAATATGTTTCTgag caaaATAGTACAACATTATATGGAATAGTAGTATATCATGCTGCTGATTGTTTGCCAGCACCATGTACAGAAACTTTTGGACCATATGCAAATCCTCATAAACTATTActtgttttagaaaaattaga aatggTTGGAGGAAAAGGTGAATGTTTTGCAAATATTGGAGAAGGTCTTGCAACTGGATTACAATGTTTTGAAGACTTACAATTACGACGTGAACCAAATACAGCACCACAAaaacattgtattttaatttgcaattctCCTCCATATCAAACGGTTATACaagaatcatataaatttgctGGGCATACTATAGAACAATTAGCCACACTTTATCAAGAG agaaatattaatctttcaatattatcgCCACGAAAAATACctgcattatttaaattatttgaaaaagctGGAGGAGATTTACAATCATCtcaaactaaaaattatgCTAAAGATCCGCGACATTTGGTTTTATtacgtaattataatttaaaagaaagaccTGTTAGTCCTACAATCGGTGGGGCTGTTCATAATACATCAGGCACTGCTGCACAAATTCCATTAAGTCCATTACAAAGTAACGATAGTCCGAATACAAATCAAGTTCAACAGAGTATTACACAACCAACTCAATCTCAAGGTCCTCCATTTAGAAATCCAACTCCTCAAAATATTAGTTCAGTTCATCAAACAGTAGTACCAATGGCAACTGCAATGAACGCTGGACGGCCTCCTTATAATCCTCAGATATCTGCTCCACCGACTTATCATCCTACAAATGTAACAGCAAGGACAAGTCATCCTAGATGGAGACAGCACTTTGTACCACCAGGTACTACAGGCCCAACAAATACACAAAGTAGTGCTTTAATAGCGCAATTGAATCAACCTCCACCTTCAATCGGACTTAATGTAACTCCCTTTGGAAGAATGGATG TGACTAATATCAATGTCATGGCTGCTAATgcgcaacaacaacaacaacaacaacagcagcagcagcaacaattaactcaacaacaacaattaaGATTAACTCAACTACAGCAATTgcaacagcagcaacaacaacaacagcagcagcagcagcagcaacaaaaTGTCCAACAACAAGCTTCAATGTCAATAACAGCTCAACAAACCCATGGACAAGCTGGACAGCTAACAGTATCCTGTGTAAGTCAATCAGTGCCCACTCAAGTGCCACAAACAGTTACTGCTTCTCAAACTCAGGCATCTGTATCTTCAGTAACTCAACAGCAGCAAGTAACTCATCCTCAAAACCAA GGTACTGCTGGCACAGTAGGACCAGGGCCACAAATTAGCACACCACGTGAAAGACATACTATATGGCAAGGTATTATTGAATGGGTTGAAAAAGCTAAAACAACTGCAGATGCACAAAAACAAACTAGACATCTTCCATGCCAAGTTTCCGCGAATTCCAAGGACGGAGATCCAGAATT gaaAGCTGATACATGgccacaaaaattaattatgcagTTAATGCCTAAACAATTGATAGGAAATATTGGTggatcttatttaaaaaactctaAATCCGTTCTGTTTCATCCAACACCTTGTGAAGCATTGGAATCCTTGACAAAAGTCATGAATTCTGGATTT gcGGGTTGTGTCCATTTTACTTTTTTGCAAGCAACAACAGCTTGCGACATAAAAATACTTATCCTTCTTTATACAGCAGAAAGAAGAACATATCTGGGATTCATTCCAAATGATCAGACAGGTTTTGTAGATCGTCTCCGTAAAGTAATTCAACAACAAAAAACATCGCATGCTTCTATGAGACAAGgacaa GCTGGAGCTGCTCAAGGAAATGCAATAGCTGGTCCAATGCCTTCTACAGGTACATCACAAGGAGGTATTCTTATGTCTCAAACAAATACTATGGCTATGGGAGGAGGACAAATAACTCAGAATGTAGTTTCTACAAATGCTCCACAACAAACATTAAGTTCATCTGCTGGTCcccaaaatcaattaaatatgcaG AGTGGTGGTATTACTGGTCCCCAAGTGGCTCCAGCCTCTGGTACGATGATAGGACAACAAAGACCACCATTTGATGACATAGAAATAGCTAggcatcaaaatttattaaaaattcaacaactACGGCAAACGTTAGAAGCTGCGCAGCAACAGGAGGCGCAATATAAATCACAACTGGAAATAAAT aTTCAACAGAATCTAGAAGTAGCACAGCAACAGGAAATGCAATATAAACAACAGTTGGAG GCTCAGCAAGCCCAAAGAGCACTAAATCCTGCTGGTATGACGAATCAACAAGCAAATGCTCCAAGATTGATGAGGCCTGTTTCGAATATTGGTCTTAGACATTTATTACAACaa ccACAGCCGCCATATAGACAAGTAATTGGATTACAGCAACAAATGGTTGGTCCTAGAGGTCAGATGACAACAAGACCTATGGCTCCTGGTAATCcacaaaatcaacaatttgAGGATGTTCCTAATTATGACGTCtttggataa
- the LOC107998813 gene encoding mediator of RNA polymerase II transcription subunit 25 isoform X2: MYTVYSNWNERLIYCDDVYHNLEFAKEGWMGHYLQQPPRGVTWEICITIYNGVKMVAGPTEHGIQADVIFVIEGTAVNGAYLNDLKTNYLTPTLEYFSQGGIEDREYVSEQNSTTLYGIVVYHAADCLPAPCTETFGPYANPHKLLLVLEKLEMVGGKGECFANIGEGLATGLQCFEDLQLRREPNTAPQKHCILICNSPPYQTVIQESYKFAGHTIEQLATLYQERNINLSILSPRKIPALFKLFEKAGGDLQSSQTKNYAKDPRHLVLLRNYNLKERPVSPTIGGAVHNTSGTAAQIPLSPLQSNDSPNTNQVQQSITQPTQSQGPPFRNPTPQNISSVHQTVVPMATAMNAGRPPYNPQISAPPTYHPTNVTARTSHPRWRQHFVPPGTTGPTNTQSSALIAQLNQPPPSIGLNVTPFGRMDVTNINVMAANAQQQQQQQQQQQQQLTQQQQLRLTQLQQLQQQQQQQQQQQQQQQNVQQQASMSITAQQTHGQAGQLTVSCVSQSVPTQVPQTVTASQTQASVSSVTQQQQVTHPQNQGTAGTVGPGPQISTPRERHTIWQGIIEWVEKAKTTADAQKQTRHLPCQVSANSKDGDPELKADTWPQKLIMQLMPKQLIGNIGGSYLKNSKSVLFHPTPCEALESLTKVMNSGFAGCVHFTFLQATTACDIKILILLYTAERRTYLGFIPNDQTGFVDRLRKVIQQQKTSHASMRQGQAGAAQGNAIAGPMPSTGTSQGGILMSQTNTMAMGGGQITQNVVSTNAPQQTLSSSAGPQNQLNMQSGGITGPQVAPASGTMIGQQRPPFDDIEIARHQNLLKIQQLRQTLEAAQQQEAQYKSQLEINAQQAQRALNPAGMTNQQANAPRLMRPVSNIGLRHLLQQPQPPYRQVIGLQQQMVGPRGQMTTRPMAPGNPQNQQFEDVPNYDVFG, from the exons atgtataccgTCTATTCTAATTGGAATGAACGGTTAATATACTGTGATGATGTTTATCACAATTTAGAGTTTGCAAAGGAAGGGTGGATGGGTCACTATTTGCAGCAACCTCCTCGTGGTGTGACTTGGGAAATTTGTATTACTATATAT aacggAGTAAAAATGGTAGCTGGTCCTACAGAGCATGGTATTCAAGCCgatgtaatatttgtaattgaagGAACAGCTGTTAATGGAGCATatcttaatgatttaaaaactaattatctTACTCCCACACTTGA atattttagtCAAGGTGGTATTGAAGATAGAGAATATGTTTCTgag caaaATAGTACAACATTATATGGAATAGTAGTATATCATGCTGCTGATTGTTTGCCAGCACCATGTACAGAAACTTTTGGACCATATGCAAATCCTCATAAACTATTActtgttttagaaaaattaga aatggTTGGAGGAAAAGGTGAATGTTTTGCAAATATTGGAGAAGGTCTTGCAACTGGATTACAATGTTTTGAAGACTTACAATTACGACGTGAACCAAATACAGCACCACAAaaacattgtattttaatttgcaattctCCTCCATATCAAACGGTTATACaagaatcatataaatttgctGGGCATACTATAGAACAATTAGCCACACTTTATCAAGAG agaaatattaatctttcaatattatcgCCACGAAAAATACctgcattatttaaattatttgaaaaagctGGAGGAGATTTACAATCATCtcaaactaaaaattatgCTAAAGATCCGCGACATTTGGTTTTATtacgtaattataatttaaaagaaagaccTGTTAGTCCTACAATCGGTGGGGCTGTTCATAATACATCAGGCACTGCTGCACAAATTCCATTAAGTCCATTACAAAGTAACGATAGTCCGAATACAAATCAAGTTCAACAGAGTATTACACAACCAACTCAATCTCAAGGTCCTCCATTTAGAAATCCAACTCCTCAAAATATTAGTTCAGTTCATCAAACAGTAGTACCAATGGCAACTGCAATGAACGCTGGACGGCCTCCTTATAATCCTCAGATATCTGCTCCACCGACTTATCATCCTACAAATGTAACAGCAAGGACAAGTCATCCTAGATGGAGACAGCACTTTGTACCACCAGGTACTACAGGCCCAACAAATACACAAAGTAGTGCTTTAATAGCGCAATTGAATCAACCTCCACCTTCAATCGGACTTAATGTAACTCCCTTTGGAAGAATGGATG TGACTAATATCAATGTCATGGCTGCTAATgcgcaacaacaacaacaacaacaacagcagcagcagcaacaattaactcaacaacaacaattaaGATTAACTCAACTACAGCAATTgcaacagcagcaacaacaacaacagcagcagcagcagcagcaacaaaaTGTCCAACAACAAGCTTCAATGTCAATAACAGCTCAACAAACCCATGGACAAGCTGGACAGCTAACAGTATCCTGTGTAAGTCAATCAGTGCCCACTCAAGTGCCACAAACAGTTACTGCTTCTCAAACTCAGGCATCTGTATCTTCAGTAACTCAACAGCAGCAAGTAACTCATCCTCAAAACCAA GGTACTGCTGGCACAGTAGGACCAGGGCCACAAATTAGCACACCACGTGAAAGACATACTATATGGCAAGGTATTATTGAATGGGTTGAAAAAGCTAAAACAACTGCAGATGCACAAAAACAAACTAGACATCTTCCATGCCAAGTTTCCGCGAATTCCAAGGACGGAGATCCAGAATT gaaAGCTGATACATGgccacaaaaattaattatgcagTTAATGCCTAAACAATTGATAGGAAATATTGGTggatcttatttaaaaaactctaAATCCGTTCTGTTTCATCCAACACCTTGTGAAGCATTGGAATCCTTGACAAAAGTCATGAATTCTGGATTT gcGGGTTGTGTCCATTTTACTTTTTTGCAAGCAACAACAGCTTGCGACATAAAAATACTTATCCTTCTTTATACAGCAGAAAGAAGAACATATCTGGGATTCATTCCAAATGATCAGACAGGTTTTGTAGATCGTCTCCGTAAAGTAATTCAACAACAAAAAACATCGCATGCTTCTATGAGACAAGgacaa GCTGGAGCTGCTCAAGGAAATGCAATAGCTGGTCCAATGCCTTCTACAGGTACATCACAAGGAGGTATTCTTATGTCTCAAACAAATACTATGGCTATGGGAGGAGGACAAATAACTCAGAATGTAGTTTCTACAAATGCTCCACAACAAACATTAAGTTCATCTGCTGGTCcccaaaatcaattaaatatgcaG AGTGGTGGTATTACTGGTCCCCAAGTGGCTCCAGCCTCTGGTACGATGATAGGACAACAAAGACCACCATTTGATGACATAGAAATAGCTAggcatcaaaatttattaaaaattcaacaactACGGCAAACGTTAGAAGCTGCGCAGCAACAGGAGGCGCAATATAAATCACAACTGGAAATAAAT GCTCAGCAAGCCCAAAGAGCACTAAATCCTGCTGGTATGACGAATCAACAAGCAAATGCTCCAAGATTGATGAGGCCTGTTTCGAATATTGGTCTTAGACATTTATTACAACaa ccACAGCCGCCATATAGACAAGTAATTGGATTACAGCAACAAATGGTTGGTCCTAGAGGTCAGATGACAACAAGACCTATGGCTCCTGGTAATCcacaaaatcaacaatttgAGGATGTTCCTAATTATGACGTCtttggataa
- the LOC107998813 gene encoding mediator of RNA polymerase II transcription subunit 25 isoform X3, translating into MGHYLQQPPRGVTWEICITIYNGVKMVAGPTEHGIQADVIFVIEGTAVNGAYLNDLKTNYLTPTLEYFSQGGIEDREYVSEQNSTTLYGIVVYHAADCLPAPCTETFGPYANPHKLLLVLEKLEMVGGKGECFANIGEGLATGLQCFEDLQLRREPNTAPQKHCILICNSPPYQTVIQESYKFAGHTIEQLATLYQERNINLSILSPRKIPALFKLFEKAGGDLQSSQTKNYAKDPRHLVLLRNYNLKERPVSPTIGGAVHNTSGTAAQIPLSPLQSNDSPNTNQVQQSITQPTQSQGPPFRNPTPQNISSVHQTVVPMATAMNAGRPPYNPQISAPPTYHPTNVTARTSHPRWRQHFVPPGTTGPTNTQSSALIAQLNQPPPSIGLNVTPFGRMDVTNINVMAANAQQQQQQQQQQQQQLTQQQQLRLTQLQQLQQQQQQQQQQQQQQQNVQQQASMSITAQQTHGQAGQLTVSCVSQSVPTQVPQTVTASQTQASVSSVTQQQQVTHPQNQGTAGTVGPGPQISTPRERHTIWQGIIEWVEKAKTTADAQKQTRHLPCQVSANSKDGDPELKADTWPQKLIMQLMPKQLIGNIGGSYLKNSKSVLFHPTPCEALESLTKVMNSGFAGCVHFTFLQATTACDIKILILLYTAERRTYLGFIPNDQTGFVDRLRKVIQQQKTSHASMRQGQAGAAQGNAIAGPMPSTGTSQGGILMSQTNTMAMGGGQITQNVVSTNAPQQTLSSSAGPQNQLNMQSGGITGPQVAPASGTMIGQQRPPFDDIEIARHQNLLKIQQLRQTLEAAQQQEAQYKSQLEINIQQNLEVAQQQEMQYKQQLEAQQAQRALNPAGMTNQQANAPRLMRPVSNIGLRHLLQQPQPPYRQVIGLQQQMVGPRGQMTTRPMAPGNPQNQQFEDVPNYDVFG; encoded by the exons ATGGGTCACTATTTGCAGCAACCTCCTCGTGGTGTGACTTGGGAAATTTGTATTACTATATAT aacggAGTAAAAATGGTAGCTGGTCCTACAGAGCATGGTATTCAAGCCgatgtaatatttgtaattgaagGAACAGCTGTTAATGGAGCATatcttaatgatttaaaaactaattatctTACTCCCACACTTGA atattttagtCAAGGTGGTATTGAAGATAGAGAATATGTTTCTgag caaaATAGTACAACATTATATGGAATAGTAGTATATCATGCTGCTGATTGTTTGCCAGCACCATGTACAGAAACTTTTGGACCATATGCAAATCCTCATAAACTATTActtgttttagaaaaattaga aatggTTGGAGGAAAAGGTGAATGTTTTGCAAATATTGGAGAAGGTCTTGCAACTGGATTACAATGTTTTGAAGACTTACAATTACGACGTGAACCAAATACAGCACCACAAaaacattgtattttaatttgcaattctCCTCCATATCAAACGGTTATACaagaatcatataaatttgctGGGCATACTATAGAACAATTAGCCACACTTTATCAAGAG agaaatattaatctttcaatattatcgCCACGAAAAATACctgcattatttaaattatttgaaaaagctGGAGGAGATTTACAATCATCtcaaactaaaaattatgCTAAAGATCCGCGACATTTGGTTTTATtacgtaattataatttaaaagaaagaccTGTTAGTCCTACAATCGGTGGGGCTGTTCATAATACATCAGGCACTGCTGCACAAATTCCATTAAGTCCATTACAAAGTAACGATAGTCCGAATACAAATCAAGTTCAACAGAGTATTACACAACCAACTCAATCTCAAGGTCCTCCATTTAGAAATCCAACTCCTCAAAATATTAGTTCAGTTCATCAAACAGTAGTACCAATGGCAACTGCAATGAACGCTGGACGGCCTCCTTATAATCCTCAGATATCTGCTCCACCGACTTATCATCCTACAAATGTAACAGCAAGGACAAGTCATCCTAGATGGAGACAGCACTTTGTACCACCAGGTACTACAGGCCCAACAAATACACAAAGTAGTGCTTTAATAGCGCAATTGAATCAACCTCCACCTTCAATCGGACTTAATGTAACTCCCTTTGGAAGAATGGATG TGACTAATATCAATGTCATGGCTGCTAATgcgcaacaacaacaacaacaacaacagcagcagcagcaacaattaactcaacaacaacaattaaGATTAACTCAACTACAGCAATTgcaacagcagcaacaacaacaacagcagcagcagcagcagcaacaaaaTGTCCAACAACAAGCTTCAATGTCAATAACAGCTCAACAAACCCATGGACAAGCTGGACAGCTAACAGTATCCTGTGTAAGTCAATCAGTGCCCACTCAAGTGCCACAAACAGTTACTGCTTCTCAAACTCAGGCATCTGTATCTTCAGTAACTCAACAGCAGCAAGTAACTCATCCTCAAAACCAA GGTACTGCTGGCACAGTAGGACCAGGGCCACAAATTAGCACACCACGTGAAAGACATACTATATGGCAAGGTATTATTGAATGGGTTGAAAAAGCTAAAACAACTGCAGATGCACAAAAACAAACTAGACATCTTCCATGCCAAGTTTCCGCGAATTCCAAGGACGGAGATCCAGAATT gaaAGCTGATACATGgccacaaaaattaattatgcagTTAATGCCTAAACAATTGATAGGAAATATTGGTggatcttatttaaaaaactctaAATCCGTTCTGTTTCATCCAACACCTTGTGAAGCATTGGAATCCTTGACAAAAGTCATGAATTCTGGATTT gcGGGTTGTGTCCATTTTACTTTTTTGCAAGCAACAACAGCTTGCGACATAAAAATACTTATCCTTCTTTATACAGCAGAAAGAAGAACATATCTGGGATTCATTCCAAATGATCAGACAGGTTTTGTAGATCGTCTCCGTAAAGTAATTCAACAACAAAAAACATCGCATGCTTCTATGAGACAAGgacaa GCTGGAGCTGCTCAAGGAAATGCAATAGCTGGTCCAATGCCTTCTACAGGTACATCACAAGGAGGTATTCTTATGTCTCAAACAAATACTATGGCTATGGGAGGAGGACAAATAACTCAGAATGTAGTTTCTACAAATGCTCCACAACAAACATTAAGTTCATCTGCTGGTCcccaaaatcaattaaatatgcaG AGTGGTGGTATTACTGGTCCCCAAGTGGCTCCAGCCTCTGGTACGATGATAGGACAACAAAGACCACCATTTGATGACATAGAAATAGCTAggcatcaaaatttattaaaaattcaacaactACGGCAAACGTTAGAAGCTGCGCAGCAACAGGAGGCGCAATATAAATCACAACTGGAAATAAAT aTTCAACAGAATCTAGAAGTAGCACAGCAACAGGAAATGCAATATAAACAACAGTTGGAG GCTCAGCAAGCCCAAAGAGCACTAAATCCTGCTGGTATGACGAATCAACAAGCAAATGCTCCAAGATTGATGAGGCCTGTTTCGAATATTGGTCTTAGACATTTATTACAACaa ccACAGCCGCCATATAGACAAGTAATTGGATTACAGCAACAAATGGTTGGTCCTAGAGGTCAGATGACAACAAGACCTATGGCTCCTGGTAATCcacaaaatcaacaatttgAGGATGTTCCTAATTATGACGTCtttggataa